A region from the uncultured Macellibacteroides sp. genome encodes:
- a CDS encoding sulfatase, whose amino-acid sequence MNNKKLLSLAIIPLASLSGILNAATPKQQPNIILFLVDDMGWQDTSVPFGPEKTPLNRLYETPNMERLAERGVKFTSAYACSVSSPTRISLLTGMNSSRHRVTNWTLQYNQSVDGKSDVLTYPKWNINGMSPVSGIENTCVATPLPQLLHDNGYYTIHCGKAHFGAISTPAADPKNLGFDVNIAGHAAGGLASYLGEENYGNKKDGSASSLFAVPGLDKYHGTDVFVTEALTREATSALDARDKQKPFFLYMAHYAVHIPINKDKRYYQKYLDKGMDPKEAAYAGLVEGMDKSLGDLMNYLDSNNLTDNTIIIFMSDNGGLSAANSGRGGTPNTHNLPLKSGKGSAYEGGIREPMIVSWPGITKPKSVCGDYLIIEDFYPTLLEMAGINNAKTVQPIDGLSFIPLLTGKGKNPSKGRSLYWNFPNNWGPTGPGIAATCTIREGDWKMIYYYETGTKELFNIKKDVSETTNLASMEAGIVKRLSKKLGKYLRSTGGQRPVFTSTGKAAPWPDEI is encoded by the coding sequence ATGAATAACAAGAAACTACTATCATTAGCGATCATTCCACTTGCAAGTCTTTCAGGAATACTGAATGCAGCTACTCCAAAGCAACAACCCAATATTATCCTCTTTTTAGTAGATGATATGGGATGGCAGGATACATCCGTACCTTTCGGACCAGAAAAAACGCCGCTTAACCGATTATATGAGACTCCCAATATGGAACGTCTGGCCGAACGCGGTGTTAAGTTTACCAGTGCCTATGCCTGCAGCGTTAGTTCGCCAACCCGGATAAGTCTTCTTACAGGCATGAATTCTTCTCGTCACCGTGTAACCAACTGGACACTGCAATACAATCAATCCGTAGATGGGAAAAGCGATGTACTAACTTATCCAAAATGGAACATCAACGGTATGAGTCCGGTTTCAGGAATCGAAAATACCTGCGTAGCCACTCCCCTTCCTCAACTTTTGCACGACAATGGATACTATACCATTCATTGCGGGAAGGCTCACTTTGGAGCTATCTCTACCCCTGCGGCCGATCCTAAAAACCTGGGGTTCGACGTAAATATTGCAGGACATGCGGCAGGAGGATTGGCCAGCTACCTTGGAGAAGAAAACTACGGCAATAAAAAAGACGGTTCCGCATCTTCTCTTTTTGCGGTTCCCGGACTGGATAAATACCACGGAACTGATGTGTTTGTTACCGAAGCCCTCACCCGCGAAGCTACATCAGCGCTCGATGCCCGCGACAAACAAAAACCTTTTTTCCTTTACATGGCTCATTATGCGGTACACATTCCCATCAATAAAGACAAACGCTATTACCAGAAGTACCTGGATAAGGGAATGGATCCGAAGGAAGCGGCCTATGCCGGACTAGTGGAAGGAATGGATAAAAGTTTGGGCGATTTAATGAATTACCTGGATAGCAACAACCTGACCGACAATACAATTATTATTTTTATGTCGGATAACGGTGGACTTAGTGCTGCCAATTCTGGTCGTGGCGGTACACCTAACACGCACAATCTTCCTTTAAAAAGTGGCAAAGGATCTGCTTATGAAGGAGGAATCAGGGAACCGATGATCGTATCATGGCCGGGTATTACCAAACCCAAATCGGTTTGCGGAGACTATCTTATTATTGAAGACTTCTATCCTACTCTGCTTGAAATGGCTGGAATCAATAACGCAAAAACTGTTCAACCGATTGATGGTCTGAGTTTTATTCCGTTGCTTACCGGAAAGGGTAAAAATCCATCGAAAGGACGTTCGCTTTACTGGAATTTCCCTAATAACTGGGGACCAACAGGTCCGGGCATCGCTGCCACCTGTACAATCCGTGAAGGCGACTGGAAAATGATTTACTACTACGAAACAGGAACAAAAGAGCTATTCAATATCAAAAAAGATGTAAGCGAAACGACGAACCTCGCTTCCATGGAAGCTGGAATTGTAAAAAGATTATCTAAAAAGCTAGGGAAGTATCTAAGAAGCACTGGCGGTCAACGCCCGGTCTTTACATCTACAGGGAAAGCTGCTCCATGGCCCGACGAAATTTAG
- a CDS encoding glutathione peroxidase — translation MRIVTLLIWMAILPLFTMAQTKTFHDFTVKTIDGKDFQLSSLKGKKVLVVNTASKCGLTPQYEKLQALYDKYGSEKFTIIAFPANNFMGQEPGTNKEILEFCTLNYKVTFPVMSKISVKGDDIAPLYKWLTEKSKNGKADADVQWNFQKFMIDENGNWVGMVAPKDSPLSDKIVNWIEGKKN, via the coding sequence ATGAGAATTGTAACATTACTTATCTGGATGGCTATTCTGCCACTTTTCACTATGGCACAGACAAAAACATTTCACGACTTCACTGTCAAAACAATTGACGGGAAGGATTTTCAGCTATCATCTCTGAAAGGGAAAAAAGTGCTTGTCGTTAACACGGCATCCAAATGCGGACTTACTCCTCAGTACGAAAAGCTGCAGGCTTTGTATGATAAATACGGAAGCGAAAAATTTACGATTATCGCTTTCCCTGCTAATAATTTTATGGGTCAGGAGCCGGGAACAAACAAAGAGATTCTTGAGTTCTGCACATTGAATTACAAGGTAACATTCCCTGTTATGTCAAAGATATCAGTTAAAGGAGACGACATTGCTCCTCTTTACAAATGGCTTACCGAAAAAAGCAAAAACGGGAAAGCGGATGCAGATGTACAATGGAACTTCCAGAAGTTTATGATTGACGAAAATGGGAATTGGGTAGGCATGGTTGCTCCTAAGGATAGTCCTTTATCCGATAAAATTGTGAACTGGATAGAAGGAAAAAAGAATTAA
- a CDS encoding RagB/SusD family nutrient uptake outer membrane protein, translating to MKRNIVNYLAISLTLIVSSSCSSLLDEKTYTFVAGEDLVENGSYDQLVAGAFNTLHYSFEWGNYHNVVNFDTDYQSGPTWAFGSLGAGNFYEDGSNNNFYTNYYKSIHRANYHSYLINQMDIPQKVKDNAMGELAFLKAWAYFNLVQFYGDLCLYKTSISEGAPISIPRSPVKDVYEHIIELLKYAEGAMYSTHDAEYIKGHISRGAAKALLAKVYCTIGSASMAAGTKISVMGGPAAHFDDDANKVRIPYPAKLTFDKEQVAGYESFDSKEYYKLAMDKAKELINLGDFDLFPSQQELWSPASKNGKEFIFSLQTLAGNESYSNYVATDYAGYYKEDGSLSSGYYVQRDHWYQLFDDTDERVTWGVVHRIPFNYDEASGQVQYCFYPAKDSAKVRQGIGGYQTTDILRYDAHLYGSKLMKFRQMTTPLDGQRSDYNWPFIRYAEVLLLYAEADNEVNNGPSSEAIAQVEKLNNRNKSKTVSELGSITPWTQESFRSYILQERAKEFAAEGIRRFDLLRWGIYLQTMNALGGVDENDVIKRREKKHLLMPLPANEVNTNEFIEVNNFGW from the coding sequence ATGAAGCGAAATATAGTAAACTACCTAGCAATCTCACTCACATTGATCGTAAGTAGTTCGTGTTCGAGCCTGCTTGACGAAAAGACTTACACCTTTGTTGCAGGCGAGGATTTAGTTGAAAACGGCAGTTACGACCAATTGGTAGCCGGAGCATTCAACACATTGCATTACTCCTTTGAGTGGGGTAATTATCATAACGTTGTTAATTTTGACACCGACTATCAGAGCGGACCAACATGGGCCTTCGGATCATTAGGTGCTGGTAACTTTTATGAAGACGGATCAAACAATAATTTTTACACCAATTATTATAAATCAATTCACCGGGCAAATTATCACTCCTATCTTATTAATCAGATGGATATTCCTCAGAAAGTAAAAGATAATGCCATGGGTGAACTAGCTTTCTTAAAAGCATGGGCGTATTTTAACCTTGTCCAGTTTTACGGCGATTTGTGTTTGTACAAAACATCCATATCGGAAGGAGCCCCGATTAGTATACCCCGTTCGCCTGTAAAAGACGTATATGAACACATCATCGAGCTACTTAAGTATGCTGAAGGAGCCATGTATTCTACACACGATGCCGAATACATTAAAGGACACATTTCCAGAGGAGCCGCTAAAGCATTACTGGCCAAAGTTTACTGTACAATAGGATCTGCATCTATGGCCGCCGGGACTAAAATTTCTGTAATGGGAGGTCCGGCCGCACACTTCGACGACGATGCCAACAAGGTACGGATACCGTATCCGGCTAAACTTACATTCGACAAAGAACAGGTAGCCGGATATGAAAGCTTCGACTCCAAAGAATACTATAAACTGGCAATGGATAAGGCGAAAGAACTCATTAATTTAGGAGATTTTGATCTTTTTCCTTCTCAACAAGAACTATGGAGCCCCGCAAGCAAAAATGGTAAGGAATTTATTTTCTCTCTTCAAACATTGGCTGGCAATGAGTCGTATAGCAATTACGTGGCAACAGATTACGCCGGTTATTATAAAGAAGATGGTTCGTTGTCTTCAGGTTATTATGTGCAACGCGATCATTGGTATCAGCTATTCGACGATACCGACGAACGCGTAACCTGGGGAGTAGTTCACCGTATTCCGTTTAACTACGATGAAGCATCCGGTCAGGTTCAGTATTGTTTCTATCCTGCAAAAGACAGTGCGAAAGTTCGTCAGGGAATTGGAGGATACCAAACAACCGATATTTTACGTTACGATGCGCATTTGTACGGATCGAAACTTATGAAATTCCGACAGATGACTACTCCGCTGGATGGACAAAGAAGTGATTATAACTGGCCATTTATACGATATGCCGAAGTATTATTGCTATATGCCGAAGCAGACAATGAAGTAAACAACGGGCCATCAAGCGAGGCAATTGCCCAGGTAGAAAAGCTAAACAATCGCAACAAGAGCAAAACAGTTTCCGAATTGGGTAGCATCACTCCCTGGACACAAGAATCGTTCCGGTCTTACATTCTTCAGGAACGTGCAAAGGAATTTGCAGCCGAAGGTATCCGGCGCTTTGATCTTCTGCGCTGGGGAATCTATCTGCAGACAATGAATGCCTTGGGGGGTGTCGACGAAAACGATGTTATTAAACGACGTGAAAAGAAACATCTTTTGATGCCTCTGCCCGCCAACGAAGTAAATACAAACGAGTTTATTGAAGTAAACAACTTCGGTTGGTAA
- a CDS encoding peptidoglycan bridge formation glycyltransferase FemA/FemB family protein has translation MTIDVEKKEIRAVIQTPIVQQTAFWAEVKSYQGIESKAFDFKVRNSDVYVEDKTKSSTYADFLVLQQSLNREYSIAYVPYGPELEPSEETQGEFLEELSETLRSYLPKKCIGIRYDLAWQSHWDKPEHYDESNLWSGPPEKTYQEFRLNYNTNNWNLKRANSDILPSNTVYLDLVPDEQTLLSRMKPKTRYNIHLAERKGVTVRRAGMNELPVWYKLYSDTAYRNGIFLNDIDYFQSVLAARADDTLSPATVELLMAEKDGEALAAIFLVISGKRGTYLYGASSSQNRNCMPTYALQWEAIKIAKASGCTEYDMFGVSPGPDPSHPMYGLYKFKMGFGGQLFHQMGCWDYPFNEEQYRMFLATEMNSQGYHL, from the coding sequence ATGACAATTGATGTTGAAAAGAAAGAGATCAGAGCCGTAATTCAGACCCCAATCGTACAACAAACAGCCTTTTGGGCGGAAGTAAAATCATATCAGGGAATCGAATCGAAAGCCTTCGATTTTAAAGTAAGAAACAGTGATGTGTATGTGGAAGATAAAACAAAATCTTCCACATACGCAGACTTTCTTGTGTTGCAGCAATCGCTGAACCGGGAATACAGCATAGCCTATGTCCCTTACGGTCCGGAACTTGAGCCTTCGGAAGAAACGCAGGGAGAATTTCTCGAGGAATTGTCCGAAACGCTCCGTTCGTACCTGCCTAAAAAATGTATTGGCATTCGCTACGACCTTGCCTGGCAATCGCACTGGGACAAGCCCGAACATTACGATGAATCCAATCTTTGGAGCGGCCCCCCCGAAAAGACCTACCAGGAGTTCCGCCTCAACTACAATACCAACAACTGGAATCTGAAACGAGCCAATTCAGATATCTTGCCATCTAACACAGTTTACCTGGATCTCGTTCCCGACGAACAGACCTTGCTGTCGCGTATGAAACCTAAAACACGGTACAACATTCATCTGGCCGAGCGAAAAGGAGTAACTGTTCGCCGGGCCGGTATGAATGAACTCCCTGTCTGGTACAAATTATACAGCGATACGGCTTACCGCAATGGAATCTTCCTGAATGATATTGACTATTTTCAATCCGTTCTTGCCGCCAGAGCAGACGACACGCTTTCTCCTGCAACGGTAGAATTATTAATGGCCGAGAAAGACGGAGAGGCGCTTGCCGCCATATTTCTGGTTATTTCCGGCAAACGGGGTACCTACCTTTATGGAGCTTCGTCTTCTCAAAACAGAAACTGCATGCCCACCTACGCTTTGCAATGGGAAGCCATTAAGATTGCTAAGGCTAGTGGCTGCACGGAATATGATATGTTCGGAGTTTCTCCCGGTCCGGATCCTTCCCATCCTATGTACGGATTGTATAAATTTAAAATGGGATTCGGCGGTCAGCTATTTCATCAGATGGGTTGCTGGGATTATCCGTTTAATGAAGAACAATACCGCATGTTTCTTGCAACCGAAATGAATAGCCAGGGATATCATCTGTAA
- a CDS encoding FAD-binding and (Fe-S)-binding domain-containing protein — translation MEAYKAFLHEISGFIPKERVYTDDLRLLTWGTDAGFYRMIPQIVIRTDGEEEVSRLLALADKHVLPVTFRAAGTSLSGQSISDSILLVAGKHWEKYSVSDDFETITLQPGIIGERVNQILKPHGRKFAPDPASVKSAMVGGIVMNNASGMNCGTHANSDKMLVSARIIFADGTILDTSDENSKLQFCNKKPGFIEKIESLRDMVQGDEKLRARILYKYSIKNVTGLNILPLATYNDPFEIITHLLAGSEGTLAFMSEFTMKTGKDFQHKASSMLYFKDIKEACRAVVAMKKGPVMGAELLDRKSLESVNDPTGKGLTAVLTETMANTKEELSDQIGQIEEILQSFDTAVPVRFTDKEEEYAPYWAIRSGIFPSVGGTRKPGTTTLIEDVAFHIENLPEATADLQELLEKHGYADACIYGHALEGNYHFIINQSFDTEEQIARYENLMNEVKTLVVDKYDGSLKAEHGTGRNMAPFVKDEWGETAFNLMKEIKELFDPRNLINPGVIFNDDPHCHIKNFKPMPLTNRHVDKCIECGFCEVNCLTCGFTLSSRQRIVAQREITRIKNIPEEQERLKRLLKQFAYAGNATCAGDGLCATSCPMEINTGHLTHDLREASLPKDSIGYQLGEWTANHFAGVKAMLRPVLTVADTAHTVLGSKSMSALAQGLRSVSGNTIPLWTPAMPKSYSVKAVNMQTAPLKVVYFPSCINQTMGTAHKSPDHTPLVEKTIALLEKAGYEVIFPPKMEKLCCGTIWESKGMPEIADRKSAELEEALYEVSNQGTYPVLCDQSPCLYRMRNTMTKMMLYEPAEFIFTFLRDKLEFTPIKQPVAIHVTCSMKKMKLEKQLIALAGLCAEKVIIPEEVGCCGFAGDKGFTHPEVNAYALRKLRPQLEKAGIEVGYSNSRTCEIGLTTNTDIPYLSIVYLVDQCTKPKRG, via the coding sequence ATGGAAGCATATAAAGCTTTTTTACATGAAATTTCCGGATTTATTCCGAAAGAAAGGGTCTATACCGACGACCTCCGATTGCTTACCTGGGGAACTGATGCCGGCTTTTACCGGATGATTCCTCAAATTGTAATCCGTACGGATGGAGAAGAAGAAGTTTCCCGCTTGTTGGCGCTGGCGGACAAACACGTTCTTCCTGTAACCTTCCGTGCCGCAGGCACCAGTCTTTCGGGGCAAAGCATAAGCGATTCAATTCTGCTTGTAGCCGGTAAGCACTGGGAGAAATATTCCGTTTCAGACGATTTTGAAACAATTACCCTCCAACCCGGAATTATTGGCGAACGGGTAAACCAGATTTTAAAACCCCACGGACGTAAGTTTGCTCCGGATCCGGCTTCTGTTAAGTCGGCGATGGTGGGTGGAATTGTTATGAACAATGCATCCGGCATGAATTGCGGAACACACGCCAACAGTGACAAGATGCTGGTTTCGGCCCGCATCATTTTTGCAGACGGAACTATCCTGGACACGTCTGATGAGAATAGCAAACTACAATTTTGCAATAAAAAACCAGGTTTTATAGAAAAGATAGAGTCCTTGCGCGACATGGTGCAAGGCGATGAAAAGTTACGTGCACGCATTCTTTATAAATACTCCATCAAGAATGTAACCGGACTAAATATCCTGCCACTAGCAACCTACAACGATCCGTTCGAAATAATCACCCACTTGCTGGCAGGCTCGGAAGGAACCCTGGCTTTCATGTCGGAATTCACCATGAAAACAGGGAAAGACTTTCAACACAAGGCGAGTTCCATGCTGTACTTTAAAGATATTAAAGAAGCATGCAGGGCTGTTGTTGCAATGAAAAAAGGTCCGGTTATGGGAGCCGAATTACTTGACAGAAAATCGCTCGAATCGGTAAACGATCCAACGGGAAAAGGTCTTACCGCCGTGCTTACAGAAACCATGGCCAATACGAAAGAAGAGCTAAGTGATCAGATCGGGCAGATTGAAGAAATACTGCAATCGTTCGATACAGCTGTTCCGGTACGTTTTACAGACAAAGAAGAAGAATACGCTCCTTACTGGGCTATTCGCTCCGGGATTTTTCCTTCGGTGGGAGGAACCCGTAAGCCGGGAACAACCACGCTTATCGAAGATGTTGCTTTCCACATCGAGAATCTGCCCGAAGCCACAGCCGACTTGCAGGAATTACTCGAAAAGCACGGTTATGCCGACGCTTGTATTTACGGACATGCATTGGAAGGCAACTACCATTTTATCATCAACCAATCTTTTGATACAGAAGAACAGATTGCCCGTTACGAGAACCTGATGAACGAAGTTAAGACATTGGTAGTAGACAAATACGACGGTTCTTTAAAAGCGGAACACGGAACAGGACGAAACATGGCTCCTTTTGTAAAAGATGAATGGGGCGAAACCGCATTTAACCTTATGAAGGAGATTAAAGAGTTATTCGATCCGAGGAATCTGATTAACCCGGGCGTGATATTCAACGACGATCCTCATTGCCATATCAAGAACTTCAAACCGATGCCTCTTACCAACCGGCATGTGGATAAGTGCATCGAATGCGGATTCTGTGAAGTAAACTGCCTCACCTGCGGATTTACATTATCATCGCGGCAGCGTATAGTGGCGCAAAGGGAGATAACCAGAATAAAGAATATCCCCGAAGAGCAGGAAAGATTAAAGCGTTTACTTAAGCAATTTGCCTATGCAGGCAACGCCACCTGTGCCGGCGACGGCTTATGTGCCACTTCCTGCCCTATGGAAATAAATACCGGACATCTCACACACGACCTACGCGAAGCGTCTCTTCCCAAAGATAGTATAGGATATCAGCTGGGCGAATGGACGGCCAACCATTTTGCCGGGGTCAAAGCAATGCTTCGTCCCGTACTCACAGTAGCAGATACAGCACATACAGTACTTGGCAGCAAATCCATGTCAGCTTTAGCACAAGGCTTGCGTTCTGTATCGGGAAACACAATTCCTCTCTGGACCCCCGCCATGCCAAAATCCTATTCGGTCAAAGCCGTCAACATGCAGACCGCACCTCTCAAGGTGGTTTATTTTCCCAGTTGCATCAATCAGACCATGGGGACAGCCCATAAGTCGCCGGATCATACTCCGCTGGTTGAAAAGACAATCGCCCTGCTCGAAAAAGCTGGTTACGAGGTAATTTTCCCGCCAAAGATGGAAAAGCTATGTTGCGGAACAATCTGGGAAAGCAAAGGCATGCCCGAAATAGCAGACCGAAAGTCGGCCGAACTCGAAGAAGCTCTTTACGAAGTTTCCAACCAGGGAACCTATCCCGTATTATGCGACCAAAGCCCTTGTCTATATCGCATGCGAAACACCATGACTAAAATGATGCTATACGAACCTGCCGAGTTTATTTTCACCTTTCTTAGGGACAAGCTTGAATTTACCCCCATTAAACAACCGGTGGCCATCCATGTTACCTGTTCAATGAAAAAGATGAAGCTGGAAAAACAACTTATTGCCCTAGCCGGACTTTGCGCGGAGAAAGTAATCATTCCCGAAGAAGTGGGATGTTGCGGCTTTGCAGGCGACAAAGGATTTACCCATCCCGAAGTTAATGCGTACGCTTTACGAAAGCTACGTCCTCAACTTGAAAAGGCAGGCATTGAGGTTGGTTATTCCAATAGCCGCACCTGCGAGATAGGGCTGACTACTAATACGGATATTCCCTACTTGTCAATTGTCTATCTTGTAGACCAATGCACTAAACCTAAACGGGGCTAA
- a CDS encoding glycan-binding surface protein has product MKSKNIQKYIAYMFTAMLLLSITSCEKDDDVPGLPVFSKITPIKELDKAITTGSMGDWVAIQGTNLESTSSIRFNDVEVDMEEVYYENETLYLQVPVKLPGDITNKVTVTTEAGNIDFNFTVDVPDLKLTSMFNEYTLPGDTIKIYGNFFNLYEVDSSTTVVSFGGIEKPVIKASDTYLTAQVPQNVQSDVKVEVINKKHNVTAVCPGYYQDKHNVITTFDSDFPYTSGTGQQWVGEWTNPKPTSGKYIRFEVDQATYPYGLGWFYLCENSVNYTMDMMTNPDKYVLKFELNMLKPIKATSFFIYYYWAVAPTPMSGETFTVTTLGIWQTVTIPLEKIIPMGYTGTSTNYSLNMRIENYAPVEEVAMYFDNLRIYKEGE; this is encoded by the coding sequence ATGAAATCAAAAAATATACAGAAATACATAGCTTACATGTTTACAGCTATGTTATTGCTTTCCATTACGTCGTGCGAAAAGGACGATGATGTTCCCGGCTTGCCCGTATTCAGCAAAATAACTCCAATCAAAGAGTTAGACAAAGCTATTACAACCGGGAGCATGGGCGATTGGGTTGCCATTCAGGGAACCAATCTAGAGTCGACCAGTTCCATTCGGTTCAATGATGTTGAAGTGGATATGGAAGAAGTGTATTACGAAAATGAGACTCTCTACCTGCAGGTACCGGTTAAATTGCCGGGAGATATCACTAACAAAGTTACTGTTACCACTGAAGCGGGAAATATTGACTTCAACTTCACTGTCGATGTTCCCGATCTTAAACTAACCAGCATGTTTAATGAATACACCTTGCCGGGAGACACAATCAAAATTTACGGTAACTTCTTTAATCTTTATGAAGTAGACAGCTCAACTACTGTTGTCTCATTCGGAGGCATTGAGAAACCGGTAATCAAAGCGTCTGATACGTATCTTACCGCTCAGGTTCCCCAAAACGTTCAATCCGATGTAAAGGTTGAGGTGATTAACAAAAAGCATAATGTTACAGCAGTTTGTCCGGGTTATTATCAAGACAAGCATAACGTGATAACCACTTTCGATTCGGACTTTCCTTATACAAGCGGAACCGGGCAGCAGTGGGTCGGCGAATGGACTAATCCTAAGCCAACCTCGGGTAAATATATCCGTTTCGAAGTTGATCAGGCTACGTATCCATACGGATTGGGATGGTTCTATCTTTGTGAAAACAGTGTTAACTACACGATGGACATGATGACAAACCCTGACAAGTATGTCTTGAAGTTCGAACTAAATATGCTCAAGCCTATTAAAGCTACAAGTTTCTTTATCTACTACTACTGGGCTGTGGCACCCACTCCGATGAGTGGAGAAACTTTCACGGTTACGACCCTTGGTATATGGCAGACGGTTACAATACCTCTGGAAAAGATTATCCCCATGGGTTACACAGGCACAAGCACAAACTACTCGCTGAACATGCGTATTGAAAATTACGCACCGGTTGAAGAAGTGGCAATGTATTTCGACAATCTCCGAATCTATAAAGAAGGAGAATAA